Below is a window of Pelodiscus sinensis isolate JC-2024 unplaced genomic scaffold, ASM4963464v1 ctg115, whole genome shotgun sequence DNA.
ggctggcccctgccctagatgggctacggcttgcaggcctcccgggagacgctgtctcatctctccggtgggtcccagcgctcctccccctctctgagcctgacacactctcagggggggtctggctgcttcccctggggacaagatcctggccccgtggctggtcattctcttccagctgggtaatcagctgggccttggttgctttccgcaccggcaagcccctctctctgcacagccccaccagctctgccttcaagagtcgggcgtaggccatctgcccgctgggcccctcggtgcagactcaccagtctagtgctgcagcgccccacgattcccaggaaccgcttcgctctgtctccagcacgcctggctccagggctcttgcttctactgcgccttgtcgctcaccgctgggagctccatccacggggtgcagtgtatcccacttctgacaccagtgtgacggcgcgttgggggttccccgtctcctgcaccccgaaatggcacaaccagactgcaccagccagtggaattgagggtggtttattgctcctccagcacagcgcagcacagatgtagtctggtcacaggaactgggctaggatgcctcaggcccccttgagatgggggagactgggcccctaaactctagccccttctcctaggctctcctccatgccctccgacagccagcaaccaacccaccaacttccagccctgccccccagccaaggcagcattccaccttcctttgttcctctccatggggggtgtctggccactggtttgcatagtgactcatcctgttttgctgggtcgtggtacccacggcagccagtgggggttcccccagagccagcagcatagaaaccagccaggtacccccactacgtcacagtaggGGAGCAGTGCGCTTGCACCCGGGTTGTGCTGTGTCCGTGTGTGAGGGATGGTGGGGAGGCTGGGCGTGGGGCCCATGCGTGGGACGTGCAGCGGGCTGGGGGGCGTGTGCTCACGAGGATGGGGAGTGTGTTGTGtacgtggggtgtgtgtgtgtaggggagcaGTGCGCTTGCACCCGGGTTGTGCTGTGTCCGTGTGTGAGGGATGGTGGGGAGGCTGGGCGTGGGGCCCGTGCGTGGGACgtgtggcaggcaggggggcGTGTGCTCACGAGGATGGGGAGCGTGCTGTGtacgtggggtgtgtgtgtgtaggggagcaGTGCGCTTGCACCCGGGTTGTGCTGTGTCTGTGCGTGAGGGATGGTGGGGAGGCTGGGCGTGGGGCCCGTGCGTGGGACGTGCGGCGGGCAGGGGGGCGTGTGCTCACGAGGATGGGGAGCGTGCTGTGtacgtggggtgtgtgtgtgtaggggagcaGTGCGCTTGCACCCGGGTTGTGCTGTGTCCGTGCGTGAGGGATGGTGGGGAGGCTGGGCGTGGGGCCCGTGCGTGGGACGTGCGGCGGGCAGGGGGGCGTGTGCGCACGAGGATGGTGAGCGGGCGTGACACTGGTGTGCGTCTCTCCGCCCAGAGCCACCAGCCCACCTGCTGTCCAGCGTGCTGTTCTGTCAGCCGGAGCGCCCCTCGATGGGCCTGGCGCTCACCTTCGACGGGGACGGGCTCTTCGCCTTTGACTTCCCGCAGACGCGCTGGGAGGCCCGGCTGCCCgacttccagccctggctgggggcccaGGAGAGCCCGGAGCTGATCCGCAACgactccctgctgtgccgccagCTGCAGACCGTCCTGGGCAACATCTCCCACGGCCTCCTGCCCGAGGCCAGAGGtacccgcccccccgcccgcgGGCCCGCTCCCTCCTCCATCGCCTGTAGACTGGCTCCTCCCCCAGcggctggctcctcccccctgAGCCCGCGGGACGgctcccccctccaccaccagcggactggctcctccccccctgAGCCCGCCGGATGGCTCCTCCCCCCCTGAGCCCACAGGCTGGCTCCCTCCTCCATCGCCTGTagactggctcctccccccctgAGCCCACAGGCCGGCTCCCCCCTCCACCGCCTGCGGGACGGCTCCTCCCCCCCCTGAGCCCGCGGGCTGGCTCCCCCCTCCACTGCCTGCGGGACGGCTCCTCCCCCCAGcggctggctcctccccccccgagcCCGCAGGCCGGCTCCCTCCACTGCCTGCAGGACGGCTCCTCCCCCCAGcggctggctcctccccccccctgagCCTGCAGGCCGGCTCCCCCCTCCACTGCCTGCAGGATGGCTCCTCCCCCCAGCGGCAGGCCGACTCCCCCCCTGAGCTCGtgggctggctcctccccccgAGCCTGCGGGCCAGCACCCCACTCCACTGCCTGCAgactggctcctccccccagcacctgcaggCCGACTGCTCCCTGGAACCTGCGGGCTGGCTCCCCCCTCCACCGCCTGCtgactggctcctcccccccagtgtctggctcctcccccccagcacctgcaggCCGACTGCCCCCTGGAGCCTGTGGGCCGGCTCCCCCCTCCACCGCCTGTAGACTGGCTCCTCCCACCAGTGGCTGGCTCCTCCCCCTGGCACCTACAGGACCGCTTCCCCCTCCCAGTGCCTGTGGGCCAGCTCCTcccctggcagcaggctcctccccccactagCTGCAGgatggctcctccccccactgcctcattccccacccacccctcaccacctccCCTGTGCCCGCAGGCACCCCCATAGCCAGCGTGTACACGCTGCAGCCGCTGGAGCTGGGCGAACCCAACACGCTGATCTGCCAGGTGAGCAACCTCTTCCCGGCCTCCGTCTCCGTCTCGTGGCAACGGCGCGGGGAGCCCGTGAGCCAGGGCGCCAACACCACCCGCCTGTACCCCACCGAAGACCTGGGCTTCCTGCTCTTCTCCTACCTGCCCTTCACCCCCCGCGAGGGAGACGTCTACACCTGCACCGCCAGCGTGCCCGGCACCAGCTTCTCCACCGTCGCCTACTGGGGTGAGcccgtccccgcccccgccccccaatacctccatcctgcacccccatccttccccccgcACCGCCAGCGTGCCCGGCACCAGCTTCTCCACCGTCGCCTACTGGGGTGagcccgtcccccgccccccagcacccccatcctgaaccctgcacccccatccttccccccgcACCGCCAGCGTGCCCGGCACCAGCTTCTCCACCGTCGCCTACTGGGGTGagcccgtcccccgcccccgccccccagtacctccatcctgcacccccatccttccccccgcacccccatcctgcccccccatccttccccccgcacccccatccttccccccacaccgCCAGCGTGCCCGGCACCAGCTTCTCCACCGTCGCCTACTGGGGTGagcccgtcccccgcccccgccccccagtacctccatcctgcaccccaatccttccccccgcacccccatcctgccccctgcacccccatcctgccccccgcaCCGTCAGCGTGCCAGGCACCAGCTTCTCCACCGTCGCCTACTGGGGTgagcccatcccccgcccccgccccccagtacctccatcctgcacccccatccttccccccgcACCGCCAGCGTGCCCGGCACCAGCTTCTCCACCGTCGCCTACTGGGGTGagcccgtcccccgcccccgccccccagtacctccatcctgcacccccatccttccccccgcacccccatcctgccccccacagccccatccttccccccgcACCGCCAGCGTGCCCGGCACCAGCTTCTCCACCGTCGCCTACTGGGGTGagcccgtcccccgccccccagcaccctcatcctgaaccctgcacccccatcctgcacccccatccttccccctgcACCGCCAGCGTGCCCGGCACCAGCTTCTCCACCGTCGCCTACTGGGGTGagcccgtcccccgccccccagcacccccatcctgcacctccatccttccccctgcacccccatcctgccccctgcaccccatccttccccccgcACCGCCAGCGTGCCCGGCACCAGCTTCTCCACCGTCGCCTACTGGGGTGagcccgtcccccgccccccagcacccccatcctgcacccccaatCCTTCCCCCCGCACCGCCAGCGTGCCCGGCACCAGCTTCTCCACCGTCGCCTACTGGGGTGAacccgtcccccgtccccccagcacccccatcctgcacctccatccttccccctgcacctccatccttccccctgcactcccatcctgcacccccaatCCTTCCCCCCGCACCGCCAGCGTGCCCGGCACCAGCTTCTCCACCGTCGCCTACTGGGGTGagcccgtcccccgcccccgcccccagcacccccatccctgcacccccatcctgccccctgcactgccacCATGCCCAGCACCAACTTCTTCACCATCGCCTACTGGGGtgagcccccctccctgtccctcgcCCCCTCTGCACCTCCATCcttctccctgcacccccaccgtGCCCAGCTCCAGCTTCTCCACTGTCGCCTGCTGGGgtgagcctccctccctgccacccgcatccccatcctgcaccccaatcccctcctgcaccccaatcccgtcctgcaccccaatcccctcctgcactgccACTGAGCCCAGCGCCTCTTCTCCGACGATTTCAATACTGGCAGAGGTTCGCTTAgtacgtttgcagatgatcccaagccgCAGGGGTTGCCACTAATCTGGAGGGagggtcgtaattcaaaatgacctggacagactggagaaatggtcggtgGGGAACAGGATGACGTGGAATACAgaccaatgcaaagtgctccgcttaggaaggaacaatcagtttcacgcctacagaacgggaagcgactgcctAGAAGGGGATCTAGGGGTTAGAGGGGCCACacgctgaatatgagtcagcagggtgatgctgttgcacaaaaagcaaacatgagtctgggctgcatgaacaggcgtgttgtgagcaagatacgaggagtcattctgccgctctactctgcgctggtcaggcctcagctggaggagtgtgtccagttcagggcgccgcatttcaaggaagatgcagagaaattggggagggtccagagaagagcaacaagaatgaggaaaggtccagagaacaggagctgggagggaggctgaaggaattggttgaagcaaaatacaggacaatgtagcactttaaagactaacaagatggtttattagatgatgagctttcgtgggccagacccacttcctcagatcaaatagtggaagaaaattgtcacaaccatatatattgTGATAaccctctaatatcattagctcacagacatttaccccccacatccccttcggttctgaaatgtgatttgtccttttcatatttgttcattttttaattgtatcctttggtatctatggctgtgactattttcttccactatttgatctgaggaagtgggtctggcccacgaaagctcatcatctaataaaccatctttagtctttaaagtgctacattgtcctgtattttgtttcagctgcaccagactaacacggctacatttctatcactattctgaaagaattgggtttgtttagtttggaaaagagaagactgaggggagacatgagagcagttttcaggtatctaaaagggggtaacaaggaggagggagaaaaattgttctccttggcctctgaggataaacaagaagcaaggggcttaaactgcagcaagggaggtttaggttggacattagggaaaagttcctgcctgccagggtggtcagacactggaataaattgcctggggggttgtggaatccccatctgtggagatatcgcagagcaggttggataaatgtctctcagggctggtccagacagtgctgggtcctgccatgggggcaggggactg
It encodes the following:
- the LOC142825295 gene encoding class II histocompatibility antigen, M alpha chain; this encodes MEAPGCWGLLLALGLLGGAAPTAPTDEPPAHLLSSVLFCQPERPSMGLALTFDGDGLFAFDFPQTRWEARLPDFQPWLGAQESPELIRNDSLLCRQLQTVLGNISHGLLPEARGTPIASVYTLQPLELGEPNTLICQVSNLFPASVSVSWQRRGEPVSQGANTTRLYPTEDLGFLLFSYLPFTPREGDVYTCTASVPGTSFSTVAYWVPQYPIPRSCWRRCCAAWPSPWASSSSSPGWS